A window of Enoplosus armatus isolate fEnoArm2 chromosome 3, fEnoArm2.hap1, whole genome shotgun sequence contains these coding sequences:
- the ripor3 gene encoding LOW QUALITY PROTEIN: RIPOR family member 3 (The sequence of the model RefSeq protein was modified relative to this genomic sequence to represent the inferred CDS: substituted 2 bases at 2 genomic stop codons), with protein MSVKLRFDSPSDGGLVHRSRSFTGFSSLTGRRRPSSVRNSLRSKATAGGKSPRMHLSPSRVGGAIWSLQPDQVDRVFQALRKGLKEFLEGHQAEMDFLSSQQRETKRNSRLAFLYDLEKEIRALERYIRRLEFQISKVEELYETYCIQWRLCQGAVNMKRAFSLSPSTRASRESLLELSRNHRHSLQDMSVMEGELEILLGELHIKMKGLIGFARLCPGDQYEVVVRLGRQRWRIRGRIESDDTQSWDEEEMVFLPHIHHNFEIKVSHPSNLLFQVTEAKGLGWLLVGMVTCASADFFVARPQLMLVDITELGTIKLQLEVTWNPFDSAEKMRPLSVSRQSVSSRKSSVYSWTAPSTPSFTEKYFISMVRELQDREGSLPSLVSKGRHNRGGVSLLSYLSDPSHTAITSHRGPQSPYALSLRRTHSYPSSPSPGTSLGGSQTQLSLGEEGSQEVSTEEGERRKRMDEKDGEEEWGSVLDTPSTPAESKAGSLLALQMSSTPDILRKNTAGDPDPETHSAALGQDSVAGQVITPHXISCFXTQSSPRLFQDSPECQSYSAPASPTPTAQPPAVTPSSPTTAAPTPGRPGVSGAERRAQTIRLGVLIAELEKTLQNQSCSEKELRALDHQILHLATILKNDLSLLRSSSSEETLAVEEVLGSFDFLSHDFNADDDTSCLGSLRLKDSGISSLQQSTLRSLGLLSQNSQSASEEELVIAPLTSGNWGLDQALETHLDICWILLQMMRTTDFCPSRRDLLEEMSLQAEVLDRVSCLLLEKNDTISATDILPKAQRTRDVLLFWEECVNDGSSPFCCSSDSFSRTLRKRYTHKVKAKQPGQSEKVFSQLLQQVQAACRTVPSPRPLCSPERVTLFQLSVYLKRWSIQELGEHISRLSKEEYLLSALRSPKRRRALNKMRGRCIAELLPLGCTLQTLAALQIDSNHKVCKAAANCLCRAAGCKAFRSKAVVYYTESLKSTDVQIQQGSCLALKCLRATESVDHIADLWRSADEDLRSAAREAVLSFGKKGYLAFQRMDQLYTEMQEEAYQNQETEITIL; from the exons gCCGTCTTCTGTTCGTAACTCTCTCCGCTCCAAAGCCACGGCAGGAGGTAAATCTCCCAGGATGCACCTGTCTCCCAGcagagtgggaggagctatCTGGTCTCTGCAGCCGGATCAGGTCGACAGGGTCTTCCAGGCGCTACGCAAAGGACTGAA GGAGTTCCTGGAGGGTCACCAGGCAGAGATGGACTTCCTGTcgtcacagcagagagagaccaaGAGAAACTCCAGACtg gcCTTTCTGTACGATCTGGAGAAG GAGATAAGAGCGTTGGAGAGATACATACGAAGATTAGAATTTCAAATCAGCAAG gtggaggagctgtATGAGACGTATTGTATCCAGTGGAGGTTGTGTCAGGGAGCGGTCAACATGAAGAGAGCCTTCTCGCTGTCCCCGTCCACCAGAGCCTCCAGAGAGAGTCTGCTGGAGCTCAGTCGCAACCACAGACACAGCCTGCAG GACATGTCAGTAATGGAAGGAGAGCTCGAAATCCTCCTCGGAGAGCTGCACATCAAAATGAAag GTCTGATCGGCTTTGCTCGACTCTGCCCCGGAGACCAGTACGAG GTGGTGGTGCGGTTGGGCCGCCAGCGATGGAGGATCCGAGGGAGGATCGAATCAGACGACACGCAGTCCTGGGACGAAGAGGAGATGGTCTTCCTCCCGCACATACACCACAACTTCGAGATCAag GTGTCTCACCCATCAAATCTCCTCTTTCAGGTGACGGAGGCGAAGGGTTTGGGTTGGCTGCTGGTTGGCATGGTGACGTGTGCGAGCGCAGACTTCTTTGTGGCGAGGCCTCAGCTGATGTTGGTGGACATCACGGAGCTGGGAACCATCAAACTGCAGCTGGAAGTCACCTGGAa TCCGTTCGACAGCGCTGAGAAGATGAGGCCGCTGTCTGTCAGCAGGCAGTCGGTGTCCAGCAGAAAGAGTTCAGTTTACAGCTGGACGGCTCCGAGCACCCCCTCCTTCACCGAGAAATACTTCATA tcGATGGTGCGTGAGCTGCAGGATCGAGAGGGTTCCCTCCCGTCTCTGGTCTCTAAAGGTCGACACAACAGAGGAGGCGTGTCTCTGCTGAGCTACCTGTCCGACCCGTCGCACACCGCCATCACGTCACACCGCGGCCCACAAAGCCCCTACGCGCTGAG TCTCAGGCGGACTCACAGCTACCCCTCCAGCCCCAGTCCAGGCACCAGTCTGGGAGGAAGCCAGACTCAGCTGTCCCTCGGGGAGGAGGGGTCCCAGGAGGTCTCCACAGAGGAGggcgagaggaggaagaggatggatgagaaggacggagaggaggagtgggggagtGTGTTAGATACTCCCTCCACACCAGCCGAGAGTAAAGCAGGATCCCTGCTGGCTCTGCAGAT GTCCAGCACTCCTGACATCCTCAGAAAGAACACAGCTGGAGATCCAGACCCTGAGACACACAGTGCAGCCCTGGGACAGGACAGTGTCGCTGGTCAGGTAA TCACTCCTCattaaatatcttgtttttaaaCTCAGTCTTCTCCTCGTTTGTTCCAGGACTCCCCAGAATGTCAGTCATATTCGGCCCCTGCCTCACCCACACCCACCGCTCAGCCCCCAGCTGTAACCCCTTCCTCACCCACGACCGCCGCTCCGACACCAGGGAGGCCGGGGGTGAGCGGTGCCGAGCGCAGGGCCCAGACCATCAGGCTGGGAGTCCTGATCGCAGAGCTGGAGAAGACGTTACAGAACCAGAGCTGCTCTGAGAAGGAGCTGAGAGCTCTGGACCACCAGATACTGCACCTGGCAACCATACTGAAG AACGACCTCTCCCTGTTGAGAAGCTCATCATCAGAGGAGACTCTGGCTGTGGAGGAAGTCCTGGGCAGCTTTGACTTCCTGTCCCATGACTTCAACGCAGATGATGACACTTCCTGTTTGGGCAGCCTGAGACTAAAAGACAGTGG CATCAGTTCTTTGCAGCAGAGCACTCTGAGGAGTCTCGGCCTGCTCTCCCagaacagccaatcagcttctGAGGAAGAGCTGGTCATCGCCCCTCTGACTTCTGGGAACTGGGGTCTTGACCAGGCTCTTGAGACTCACCTGGATATATGTTGGATCCTGCTACAG ATGATGAGAACGACCGACTTCTGCCCGTCCAGGAGGGACCTGCTGGAGGAAATGTCTCTCCAAGCAGAAGTCCTGGACAGAGTCAGCTGTCTGCTGCTAGAGAAGAACGACACCATCTCTGCCACTGACA TCCTCCCGAAGGCCCAGAGGACGAGGGACGTGCTGCTGTTCTGGGAGGAGTGTGTGAACGACGGCAGCTCTCCTTTCTGTTGCAGCTCCGACAGCTTCTCCAGGACGTTGAGGAAACGTTACACTCACAAGGTGAAGGCCAAGCAGCCCGGCCAGTCAGAAAAAG tgttttctcagcTCCTGCAGCAGGTCCAGGCGGCCTGTCGGACGGTGCCCAGCCCTCGGCCGCTCTGCAGCCCAGAGAGAGTCACCCTCTTCCAGCTGTCAGTGTATCTGAAACGATGGAGCATCCAGGAGCTGGGAGAGCACATCTCACGCCTCTCCAAAGAAG AGTACCTCCTGTCAGCCCTGAGGAGCCCCAAAAGGAGGCGGGCTTTAAATAAGATGAGGGGGCGGTGCATCGCGGAGCTCCTCCCACTGGGATGCACGCTGCAGACTCTGGCCGCCCTGCAGATCGACTCCAACCACAAAGTGTGCAAAGCTGCTGCCAACtgtctctgcagagctgcagggtgCAAGGCCTTCAGGAGCAAG GCGGTCGTTTACTACACGGAGAGTTTGAAGAGCACTGATGTTCAGATCCAACAAGGCTCCTGTCTGGCTCTTAAATGCCTCAGG gcGACAGAGAGTGTGGATCACATAGCAGATTTGTGGAGATCAGCGGATGAAGATCTTCGCAGTGCTGCCAGAGAGGCTGTCCTCTCCTTTG GTAAAAAGGGCTACCTGGCCTTCCAGAGGATGGACCAGCTGTACACTGAGATGCAGGAGGAGGCCTATCAGAACCAAGAGACTGAGATTACCATCCTATAG
- the blcap gene encoding apoptosis inducing factor BLCAP: MYCLQWLLPVLLIPKPLNPALWFNHSMFMGFYLLSFLLERKPCTICALVFLAALFLICYSCWGNCFLYHCQDAALPDAAHDPAIVGT; this comes from the coding sequence ATGTATTGCCTACAGTGGCTACTCCCTGTGCTGCTCATCCCCAAACCGCTGAACCCAGCGCTGTGGTTCAACCACTCCATGTTCATGGGCTTCTACCTGCTCAGCTTCTTGCTGGAGAGGAAGCCCTGCACCATCTGTGCCTTGGTCTTCCTGGCTGCCCTCTTCCTCATCTGCTACAGCTGCTGGGGCAACTGCTTCCTCTACCACTGCCAGGACGCTGCACTGCCGGACGCTGCCCACGACCCAGCGATTGTCGGGACctag